One bacterium genomic window, TATGACTCGATTAACCACCTGACGACTCTTCATGATTGGCAAAGGGTCTTTCGCTCCGTTTACAAACATCTGATGACCGGTGGAATATTTATTTTTGATATCAATACACCTCAGAAGTTGAGCCGCTTAGCGGCTCAACCGCCTGTCGTTCATGAATTTGAAGAGAGCACTTACATCCTGAATGTGACAAAGCGTGGGAAAAACACTTTTGATTGGCATGCCAGATTGTTTCATCCGTTAGCCGAGGAACAGTTTCGTCTGATTGAGGAGGTTATTCCAGAGGCTGCGTATCCAGCGGCAAAGGTCAGAGAGCTGCTTCACCCCTTTTTTCAGGTTGTTACGGTTCGTGACTTTGAGCGAGAGAGGCCTTCAGCTTCGAAGTCAGAAAGGCTCTATTTTGTGTGTCGAGCACGCTCGTCTGGATGAAGATTTGAATGGGGGGAGTTGTTGTATTACTCTCTCGGAATGATGAATCAATCCTCCGAAGACCGGAAGCCAGAGATAGCAGATGTTGCGTGGCATCATCTCGCTCCGCACCTTGAGCGAGATGCTCTTATTGTGGTTTCGCCTGACCTTGATCTGAACGAGAGCGCTAAGGCAGTGGCCCGAGACGATACATCCTTAGTGAAGGAATGGATAGCGAATGGCAAGCTCTCAAAACCATCAGCTGAGCAGTTAGCGGAGTGGGAGGAGGATAGAACCCGAGAGTTTACTTGCACGATTGCTCAGCCGTTTGTGCTCATGCAAGACAAGAAGCGATCATAATCAGCTGACTGTATAAACATAACTTTGTGAATTCATCGGCAGCGAAGCAGCTGTTTAACCTGTAAAGCAAACTCCCGTGGAGTTGTCTCAAGGGGAATACTGAGCCGAGCTTGGCTTTCGAGTTCTCTGTGAAATCCTTCCCATGCAGGATAACAGTTGCTTAGGGCACCTCGTACCTCATCAAATTGTTTCAAGTGCTGGGGCGCTAGTAACTCTCCACTATTCGCCAGAGGGGTGCTGAGGGTAAGAGTCGGGGTATCGCCCTTGCTCCTGTCTAGAATCACAGCAAGAACCCCCTGGGCACAGCACCACTTTTCATAGATATTTTTTAGGTTGATTCTATCGTTTGACTTTAGGGCAAGAAATCCTGAGCGCTTCGCTACCTCAAACTTTTCGCGTTCGTGAGCACGCAGGTGATGCGGGGTCGCTCTGGAGCCAATCTTTGCCTGACTGGCTCTCCCACGGCTTAATTTTTCCACATCATCCGGTAAGACTTGCATATCTCAATGGTTGTAGGTGTTGAGGAATGCTTACAGGGTAAGCCGAAGAAAAGAGTAAGATGGAGTCGGTTACGTGAGTTACATGCAGGATAGGACAGGTTAAAAAGAGGGGATAGGTTGCAAAGAGGGGATAGATGTCACTTCCTGAATTTTTCTGAGGTGAGTTCGAGAAGGAAGAAGTGTCTGAGTTGCGACTCAGCGACCATTAACTGATATCACCTTTTCAGCCAATGGTCGCTTCGTCGTTCCCTGCTCTCTAATAAGGGAACGGAGCAGGTGTGTGGTTGTTATCAAACCCGAGTGCTTCAGGAAAGTCAGCTGCCGTTGGGCGTATCCCAGCTGCAAGCCACTTACCCATTGCCGCGATGGAAGCTCCAATCTGGCTCCCTGTAAAGTTACAGTGACCTACACTGTCAACGTATGTGCCGAACACCTGAGCACCTCTTCCCTGCGAAGAAAGGAGGTCAATATACGCCTCTTGGTTTGCAGGAAGTACGAAACCATCATGAATGGTATGCATGAGGAGAACAGGGGCGTTATGGTTCCCACTAAAGTCAGCATTGTCTACGAGGTACGATCGAGAGTCTGGGTTTGCTGGGAACACGGTTCCTTGATTCATGCCAGCTACGATTTGACCCGCGGGAAATCCTAGTGCCTCGAGTTGGATTCGAGCTATGTCTGGAATCGAATAGGAAGCATTCAGATTTTGAATAGGAGAGCCGCCGGCTCGATCGATAAGCTCGGAAAGAGCCTCTGTCGCAAAAAAGAATAAGCTAAAGAGATCCTTGGCGAACGCTTCCGACGTAATATTGCTTACAAGGCGGATGAACTCCAGCCCTACCTGTCCTTCTGGAACCTGAGTCTGTTGCAGAATCTCTGCAGCAAAATCATTATCGAAGTCGAAGTTTGAGGAGATTCCAGCAGGGAATCCAAAATTTTCGGGAAGTCCGTATATAATATCGTACGCGAGGAGTACGCCTAAGGCTAAGTCAAAGTTTCTGGTAGCACCTCCCCCAACAGAGCATAAGCCGATAACTGCCTGGTAAAGATCAGGGAAAAGTTCGATGCTCTTGAGGGCTATTACTGACCCCATTGAAACTCCGAGAAGTACAGTCGCTTGTGGAGGAGCAAATCTCTGCTTGAAATATTCCGTCAGGTTAACGGTGTCAACCAGCCCCTCTTCAACCGCCCAACCGTTTCTACTAAAGGCAGAACCAGCAACGGCAAACCCCTGAGCTACGAGCGCTTGTTCTGTCGCTTCTCCTCCTGGAGCGGCCTCAGCGACTCTATTATCCTTTTCGTTTTCGGTTCTGGCCCTATCTCTGTAGCCATGTACGTGCATAAGTAAAATTCCATTCCATTGATCCGCTGGTGGCACAGCGATTTTGAATGGTGCCCCGTCGATACTTCCAGACAGAGTTGCTCCATTTGTAAAATCAATTGGACTTCTGTCGTCGTTACTGCCTCCGCCGCAACCTGATGCGAAGAGGACAAGTGAAAAGGCAAGAAAGGTAGCAGCAAAAGCCTTGAACCGGTGAATTGTCATAGTGAGTTTCCCTCTGGTGGTGAATAACAGACACACGTGATGCCCTACATCTCACTATGTACTACTCCCGAACGCAATCCAGGAATTTTATTTTTGTGACTTCTTAGAGGTCCGTTAGCAGAACAGCGTTTTATCGAATTTTCGGGTAAAAAAATAGACGAATCTCCGCGAGCGTTAGGCCTGACGGTTTATCTTGTGAAAAAGTACACTAGCCGTTGATGAACTTTCGTGGAATTGTGTACAAAGATCTCGGAGCCAGTTTTGTGCTCTACGAATTCAAATTTTAGGAGAGTAGCTTATGCGCTTGCTTCCACAGACCACATTATTTTGTCGCTCTGTTGTTTCCCGTAGTTGTCTTTCGTTTCTTCTGACATCTCTTTTGGTTTCACTTCCAGCGGGGGCCAAAGAGCTTGATTTTGGTGATGATAGTGAACTTGAGGGAAGTTTTGACACGACTCTGTCACTAGGAACAACTATCAGAGCGCAGAGTCGCGACGAAAGCATCATCGGTCGTCAAAACGGAGGGACTGGAAACTCGATTAACGGGGATAACGGGAACCTCAATTATGACCACGGTGATGTCACCTCGGTGGTCGGCTCCATCACGAATGAGCTCGATCTCTCCTATGACAGAACAAGTCTCTTTATCCGAACCTTTGGTTTTTGGGATTGGATGGTGATGACTCAGGGTACAGAGAGAACCAGCTTCTCTCCATCTGCTGAGCGTTTTGCTGGTGGAGACTTTCGTCTTCTCGATGCCTACGTAACTCAGGATTTTAATATTGGGGATGAGGGAGCACTGACCATCCGTGCAGGACAACAGGTAATTAACTGGGGTGAAAGCACTTTCATCCCGAACGGTCTTATCTCTATTAATCCTGTTGATGTGACTCGACTTCGAACAGCAGGCGCAGCGCTTCAGAACGCTCTGATTCCAATGCCAGCCATTGATTTTAACTATAGTGTGGATGAAAACCTCTCTTTTGAGGCGTTTTATCAGTTCCGATTCGACCACACAGATTTAGAGCCAGAAGGCACCTTCTTCTCGACGACCGATATTGCTAGCCCCGGTGGAAATACGGTGCTCCTCGGTTTTGGCGCTCCAGGGATTCCAGATAATCCTGCGCCATACGGTCTCGGAGTTGCTGGACCGGTCGGAATTGCTGTTGCGCGCGGAAGCGACCGAGATGCCGGCAACCAGGGACAGTTTGGTCTAGCGGCTCGCTGGTTTGTGCCTGAATTAAATGACACTGAATTTGGTCTCTACTGGACGCATGTTCACAGCAGAGTTCCACTTATTGGTGCAGTGACTGGTTCTCTCGCAGGTCTTGGCGCGGGAGATTACGCAGCGTCCGCGGAGTACTTTATAGAGTATCCAGAAGACATCAACACTATTGGGGCGAGCTTTAACACCCAGGTGGGATCTGAAGGAACGGCGATTCAAGGGGAATTTATCTATCGATTTGATCAACCTCTTCAGAAGGATGACGTAGAGCTTCTCTTTGCGGCGCTTACACCGCTGAATCCCGTTTTTGGTGCAAATCAAGTCGGTTCGTTCGGTTTTGATGAAACGATTCAGGGGTATATCGAGCGAGATATGATTCAAGGTCAGGTGACAGTAACTCAACTGACTGGACCTTGGGCTGGCGCAGACCAGTGGGTAATGTTGGCAGAAGCTGGGTTCTCTTACTTTCGGGATTTTCCGGATAAAGACGAGCTGAGGCTGGAGGGACCAGGAACCTACACAACAGGGAATCCGTTCTTTACTGCTGCGGGTATTCAACCTGAAACAGAGACTGACGGCTTTGCTGACAAGTTTTCTTGGGGGTATCGTCTCGTTACTCGGGCTGACTTCAACAATGCTATCGCAGCGTGGAATATACGTCCTTCTCTTGCTTTCCAGCATGACAAGGGGACATCACCTGCACCAATCACGAACTTTGTAGATGATAGAAAAACCATTACGGGGACTGTCGCTGCTGATTATTTGAACCGTTATCAGGTTGGAGTGTCCTATACGAACTTCTTCGACGGCGGGCGGTATAATCTGCTACGTGATAGAGACTTTGTTTCGATTTTTGGAAGTGTATTCTTCTAGAATTCGATTTAGGTAATTTTGTGAGCAAGAGTATAATGCGAGAAAAGAGGAGAGCGAGTATGCGAATCATCGAAGGCGCACTAACAGTGGCGGGGCTTCTATGTTTTACAAGTGTTGCTGTAGCAAAGGTCCCTGAAGCAGAGGCTGCAAAGCTTGGCAAGGAACTGACACCTCTCGGTGCGGTTCAGGCGGGCAACGCCAGTGGGGCTATTCCTGCATGGAAGGGAGGCATCACATCTCCTCCAGCTGGGTATGTAAAGGGACAGCATCACCCAGACCCGTTCGCTGGTGATAAGGTACGGTTTACCATCTCGTCAAAGAACGTCGGTAAGTATGAAAAGCAGCTCTCGCCTGGTCAGCTAGCGATGTTTAAGCGCTATCCAGATACGTTCACTATGAACGTGTATCCGACCAGACGTAGTGCCTCTTATTCGCAGAAATACTATGACTCAACGATGAAGAATGCTCGCACCGCGGAGCTAACCAACGAAGGGAATGGGGTCCGGAACGCCTCTTTTGGAGTGCCGTTTCCGATACCACAAAATGGTACTGAAGCTATCTGGAATCACCTCCTTCGGTATAGAGGGGAGACGGTTCATAGGACCATACAGCAGGTTGCACCCACAGCCTCAGGCTCGTACGTTCCAGTAACCATTGATGAGAGAGCAATTTGGGCGTATTCACAGCCCGGAGCTACTACCGAGACAATAGACAACAAGTATGCCTATTTTCTCCAGGAGGTAACTCAGCCAGCCCGTCTTGCTGGAAACGTTCTTCTCGTTCATGAGACCCTTGATCAGGTTGAAAGCCCGCGGAGTGCATGGACCTACAACCCTGGGCAGCGGCGAGTAAGACGAGCTCCAAACGTTGCTTACGACAACCCGGGAACAGCAGCCGATGCGCAAAGAACAAGCGATCAGCTTGATATGTTCAATGGAGACCCAAGCCGGTATACGTGGGAATTAAAAGGGAAGCGTGAAATGTATGTCCCAT contains:
- a CDS encoding DUF2288 domain-containing protein, producing the protein MMNQSSEDRKPEIADVAWHHLAPHLERDALIVVSPDLDLNESAKAVARDDTSLVKEWIANGKLSKPSAEQLAEWEEDRTREFTCTIAQPFVLMQDKKRS
- a CDS encoding DUF1302 domain-containing protein, which encodes MRLLPQTTLFCRSVVSRSCLSFLLTSLLVSLPAGAKELDFGDDSELEGSFDTTLSLGTTIRAQSRDESIIGRQNGGTGNSINGDNGNLNYDHGDVTSVVGSITNELDLSYDRTSLFIRTFGFWDWMVMTQGTERTSFSPSAERFAGGDFRLLDAYVTQDFNIGDEGALTIRAGQQVINWGESTFIPNGLISINPVDVTRLRTAGAALQNALIPMPAIDFNYSVDENLSFEAFYQFRFDHTDLEPEGTFFSTTDIASPGGNTVLLGFGAPGIPDNPAPYGLGVAGPVGIAVARGSDRDAGNQGQFGLAARWFVPELNDTEFGLYWTHVHSRVPLIGAVTGSLAGLGAGDYAASAEYFIEYPEDINTIGASFNTQVGSEGTAIQGEFIYRFDQPLQKDDVELLFAALTPLNPVFGANQVGSFGFDETIQGYIERDMIQGQVTVTQLTGPWAGADQWVMLAEAGFSYFRDFPDKDELRLEGPGTYTTGNPFFTAAGIQPETETDGFADKFSWGYRLVTRADFNNAIAAWNIRPSLAFQHDKGTSPAPITNFVDDRKTITGTVAADYLNRYQVGVSYTNFFDGGRYNLLRDRDFVSIFGSVFF
- a CDS encoding DUF1329 domain-containing protein, coding for MRIIEGALTVAGLLCFTSVAVAKVPEAEAAKLGKELTPLGAVQAGNASGAIPAWKGGITSPPAGYVKGQHHPDPFAGDKVRFTISSKNVGKYEKQLSPGQLAMFKRYPDTFTMNVYPTRRSASYSQKYYDSTMKNARTAELTNEGNGVRNASFGVPFPIPQNGTEAIWNHLLRYRGETVHRTIQQVAPTASGSYVPVTIDERAIWAYSQPGATTETIDNKYAYFLQEVTQPARLAGNVLLVHETLDQVESPRSAWTYNPGQRRVRRAPNVAYDNPGTAADAQRTSDQLDMFNGDPSRYTWELKGKREMYVPYNAYKMHSDTLKHDTLLTPGHLDTDYLRYELHRVWVVDATLRPETSHIYARRVFYIDEDSWQVLAVDQYDGKGNLWRYSEAYTINYYENPLVWETAEAHYDLQNGRYLVFGLNNEGEVETFDKPMELANFTPEALRRAGRR